One region of Anaeromyxobacter paludicola genomic DNA includes:
- a CDS encoding TRAP transporter substrate-binding protein, which yields MRKLLVALCLALLAQTARAEDVVIKLATLAPQGSTWHNLLKELADRWSQLSGGKVKLRIYAGGTQGSEGDMVRKMSVGQLQAASISAVGMHDVVKEPQALSVPGMIDSQAEFQAVFPKVEPKLDQLLEQKGYVALQWAQIGFIKFFCTKPYQTPAAMGDAKIFAWDGDPASVEAWKAAGFRPVVLSSTDMMPSLQTGMINCIANVPSYVLAARLHDRAPNMIDVNWGYLIGATLVRKDAWNKVPAELRPKLIAAARELGQRVDAEVRKQNEDAVAAMKRQGLNVVKADPAPWRAAAERAWPVVRGKVVPAAFFDDVKRARDEYRASHK from the coding sequence GTGAGAAAGCTCCTCGTCGCCCTCTGCCTCGCCCTCCTCGCCCAGACCGCCCGGGCGGAGGACGTGGTCATCAAGCTCGCCACCCTCGCCCCGCAGGGCTCCACCTGGCACAACCTCCTGAAGGAGCTCGCCGACCGGTGGAGCCAGCTCTCCGGCGGCAAGGTGAAGCTCCGGATCTACGCCGGCGGGACGCAGGGCTCCGAGGGCGACATGGTCCGCAAGATGAGCGTGGGCCAGCTGCAGGCCGCCTCCATCAGCGCCGTCGGCATGCACGACGTGGTGAAGGAGCCGCAGGCGCTCTCGGTGCCGGGCATGATCGACAGCCAGGCCGAGTTCCAGGCGGTGTTCCCGAAGGTGGAGCCGAAGCTCGACCAGCTCCTCGAGCAGAAGGGCTACGTGGCGCTGCAGTGGGCCCAGATCGGCTTCATCAAGTTCTTCTGCACCAAGCCCTACCAGACGCCGGCGGCCATGGGCGACGCCAAGATCTTCGCCTGGGACGGGGACCCCGCGAGCGTGGAGGCCTGGAAGGCGGCCGGCTTCCGCCCGGTGGTGCTCTCCTCCACCGACATGATGCCCTCCCTGCAGACCGGCATGATCAACTGCATCGCCAACGTGCCGTCGTACGTGCTCGCGGCGCGCCTGCACGACCGGGCGCCGAACATGATCGACGTGAACTGGGGCTACCTCATCGGCGCCACGCTCGTCCGCAAGGACGCCTGGAACAAGGTCCCGGCCGAGCTCCGCCCCAAGCTCATCGCCGCGGCGCGCGAGCTCGGGCAGCGGGTGGACGCCGAGGTCCGCAAGCAGAACGAGGACGCGGTGGCGGCGATGAAGCGGCAGGGGCTGAACGTGGTGAAGGCCGACCCGGCCCCGTGGCGCGCCGCCGCCGAGCGGGCCTGGCCGGTGGTGCGGGGCAAGGTGGTCCCGGCCGCCTTCTTCGACGACGTGAAGCGGGCCCGGGACGAGTACCGGGCCTCTCACAAGTAG
- a CDS encoding TRAP transporter TatT component family protein, giving the protein MKRIALCAAFAWLLSLAACSTAASKVLANALSAGGPNSKAFAADDDPQLVKDAVPFGLKTMESVLEEQPRHVGLLTSLTSGFTQYAYAFVAADADQAELEGRSGDARAGRERARKLFLRARDYGLRGLDARHEGMAAKLQAVKDLPAALKDAEKEDVPLLYWTAASWALAIANGKEHMDLVAELPVPQALAERALALDETWDHGAIHEFFVAFSAARGDPKAARAHLDRALELCQGKRLGGLVSYAEGVSVQAQDKPEFESLLRRVTAYDAEDAPQYRLANLIAQRRAKLLLAHEDDLFP; this is encoded by the coding sequence GTGAAGCGCATCGCCCTGTGTGCCGCCTTCGCGTGGCTCCTCTCGCTCGCCGCCTGCTCCACCGCCGCCTCGAAGGTGCTCGCCAACGCGCTCTCCGCCGGCGGCCCCAACTCCAAGGCCTTCGCGGCCGACGACGACCCGCAGCTCGTGAAGGACGCGGTGCCGTTCGGCCTCAAGACCATGGAGAGCGTGCTCGAGGAGCAGCCGCGGCACGTGGGGCTCCTCACCTCGCTGACGAGCGGGTTCACCCAGTACGCCTACGCCTTCGTGGCCGCCGACGCCGACCAGGCGGAGCTCGAGGGGCGCTCCGGCGACGCGCGCGCCGGCCGCGAGCGCGCCCGCAAGCTCTTCCTGCGGGCCCGCGACTACGGCCTGCGCGGGCTCGACGCGCGGCACGAGGGGATGGCGGCGAAGCTCCAGGCGGTGAAGGACCTGCCGGCCGCGCTGAAGGACGCCGAGAAGGAGGACGTCCCGCTCCTCTACTGGACGGCCGCGAGCTGGGCGCTCGCCATCGCCAACGGCAAGGAGCACATGGACCTCGTGGCGGAGCTGCCGGTGCCGCAGGCGCTGGCCGAGCGCGCGCTGGCGCTCGACGAGACCTGGGACCACGGCGCCATCCACGAGTTCTTCGTGGCCTTCTCCGCGGCGCGCGGGGACCCGAAGGCGGCGCGCGCCCACCTCGACCGGGCCCTGGAGCTGTGCCAGGGCAAGCGGCTCGGCGGCCTCGTCTCCTACGCCGAGGGGGTGAGCGTCCAGGCCCAGGACAAGCCGGAGTTCGAGTCGCTCCTGCGCCGGGTGACGGCGTACGACGCCGAGGACGCGCCGCAGTACCGGCTCGCCAACCTCATCGCCCAGAGGCGGGCGAAGCTCCTGCTCGCCCACGAGGACGACCTCTTCCCCTGA
- a CDS encoding TRAP transporter large permease encodes MAVLLLAMVALPAGETLSRRLLGRGIPGSAVVVQHLTLWVGFLGALLATAAGKHLALSTAEAIPAGWPRRAAGFLSSTVAAVVCALLTVAAAILVNEERGSARTLTFGIPFWWSELVVPVGTAFMAVRFAWRAGEGRRAGLARAGAFAAIGLVLLVGEAAHATPDDFPLSALGPLGHAISAAAAFLEAHAGALTGSPHLLVWIYGLALLVAFLLGAPVFVAMAGLAMALFFKDGTPIAAVPTETLRLVTNPTLPAIPLLTVAGYVLAEGGSAKRLVRAYKGLFGWMPGGIAVMAAFVCALFTTFTGASGVTILALGGLILPALLDEGYPEDFSVGLVTAAGSLGLLFPPSLPVILYGVVAQTPIDHLFLGGLVPGLIMVLLVAAYGIFVGVRARAPRQPFQPGEAWRALWDAKWDLGLPTLVVLVVGTGFATVVEASALACAYSIVVEMAVFREVRPLRDLPDVLAHAATLVGSVVILLGVALGLTSWFVDAEIPTQLVDWMTAHVHSPALFLLVLNVALLVLGSVLEIYSAIVVLAPLVAPLGVAYGIEPVHLGVVFLANLELGFLFPPMGLNLFLSASRFQKPLPYLYRKTLPFLVIMAIGVLLITYLPAITTGVVRAVKP; translated from the coding sequence GTGGCGGTGCTGCTCCTCGCCATGGTGGCGCTCCCCGCCGGCGAGACCCTCTCCCGGCGGCTGCTCGGGCGCGGCATCCCCGGCTCCGCGGTGGTGGTGCAGCACCTCACGCTCTGGGTCGGCTTCCTGGGCGCGCTCCTCGCCACCGCCGCCGGCAAGCACCTCGCGCTCTCCACCGCCGAGGCGATCCCGGCCGGCTGGCCGCGCCGCGCCGCCGGCTTCCTCTCCAGCACCGTCGCGGCGGTGGTCTGCGCGCTCCTCACCGTCGCCGCCGCCATCCTGGTGAACGAGGAGCGCGGCAGCGCCCGCACCCTCACCTTCGGCATCCCGTTCTGGTGGAGCGAGCTCGTCGTGCCGGTCGGCACGGCCTTCATGGCGGTGCGCTTCGCCTGGCGCGCCGGCGAGGGTCGCCGCGCCGGGCTCGCCCGCGCGGGCGCGTTCGCCGCCATCGGCCTCGTGCTCCTCGTCGGCGAGGCGGCCCACGCCACGCCCGACGACTTCCCGCTCTCGGCGCTCGGGCCCCTCGGCCACGCGATCTCGGCCGCCGCCGCGTTCCTCGAGGCGCACGCCGGGGCCCTCACCGGCTCTCCGCACCTGCTCGTCTGGATCTACGGCCTCGCGCTCCTCGTCGCGTTCCTGCTGGGCGCGCCGGTCTTCGTGGCCATGGCCGGGCTGGCGATGGCGCTGTTCTTCAAGGACGGCACGCCCATCGCCGCGGTCCCCACCGAGACCCTGCGGCTCGTCACCAACCCCACCCTCCCCGCCATCCCGCTCCTCACGGTGGCCGGCTACGTGCTCGCCGAGGGCGGCTCGGCGAAGCGGCTGGTGCGCGCCTACAAGGGGCTCTTCGGGTGGATGCCGGGCGGGATCGCGGTGATGGCGGCCTTCGTCTGCGCCCTCTTCACCACCTTCACCGGCGCGTCCGGCGTGACCATCCTCGCGCTCGGCGGGCTCATCCTCCCGGCGCTCCTCGACGAGGGCTACCCGGAGGACTTCTCGGTCGGCCTCGTCACCGCCGCCGGCTCGCTCGGGCTCCTCTTCCCCCCCTCCCTGCCGGTGATCCTCTACGGCGTGGTGGCGCAGACCCCCATCGACCACCTCTTCCTCGGCGGGCTGGTGCCGGGGCTCATCATGGTGCTGCTGGTGGCGGCCTACGGCATCTTCGTGGGCGTGCGCGCCAGGGCGCCGCGCCAGCCCTTCCAGCCGGGCGAGGCCTGGCGGGCCCTCTGGGACGCGAAGTGGGACCTCGGCCTGCCCACGCTCGTGGTGCTCGTGGTCGGCACCGGCTTCGCCACCGTGGTGGAGGCCTCGGCGCTCGCCTGCGCCTACTCGATCGTGGTCGAGATGGCGGTCTTCCGCGAGGTGCGCCCGCTGCGCGACCTGCCGGACGTGCTCGCGCACGCGGCGACGCTGGTGGGCAGCGTGGTCATCCTGCTCGGCGTCGCGCTCGGGCTCACGAGCTGGTTCGTGGACGCCGAGATCCCGACGCAGCTCGTGGACTGGATGACGGCCCACGTCCACAGCCCGGCGCTGTTCCTGCTGGTGCTCAACGTGGCCCTGCTGGTGCTCGGGAGCGTCCTCGAGATCTACTCGGCCATCGTGGTGCTGGCGCCGCTGGTGGCGCCGCTCGGCGTGGCCTACGGGATCGAGCCGGTCCACCTCGGGGTGGTGTTCCTCGCGAACCTCGAGCTCGGGTTCCTGTTCCCGCCGATGGGGCTCAACCTCTTCCTCTCGGCGTCCCGGTTCCAGAAGCCGCTGCCGTACCTCTACAGGAAGACCCTCCCCTTCCTCGTCATCATGGCGATCGGCGTGCTGCTCATCACCTACCTGCCGGCGATCACCACCGGCGTGGTGCGGGCGGTGAAGCCGTAG
- a CDS encoding sphingomyelin synthase family protein, with the protein MGRAGEGRRAALVALLPAILLALAFRALCYAAMTALALHSELRPAPTLPDAVLALVPYVPWVGRANYLLWLLCYLPLTLAFLWSEPRRWVRYMVTGGLVSLARGLCIAATGLGPPDPAHAGPGIGGRSFLEAWADLCSPLGVFARGTASAYLTKDLFFSGHTATTLLILLYVWRRPWLRAAALIGHVLVVASVFLSHLHYTVDVLGAYAFTFALFALREWRPRPAAAPG; encoded by the coding sequence GTGGGGAGGGCCGGGGAGGGGCGGCGAGCGGCCCTCGTCGCCCTCCTCCCCGCGATCCTCCTCGCGCTCGCCTTCCGCGCCCTCTGCTACGCCGCGATGACCGCGCTCGCGCTCCACTCGGAGCTGCGCCCCGCGCCCACGCTGCCCGACGCGGTGCTGGCGCTCGTCCCCTACGTCCCGTGGGTCGGCCGGGCCAACTACCTGCTCTGGCTCCTCTGCTACCTGCCCCTCACGCTCGCCTTCCTCTGGAGCGAGCCGCGCCGCTGGGTCCGCTACATGGTGACGGGCGGCCTCGTCTCGCTCGCCCGCGGCCTCTGCATCGCCGCCACCGGGCTCGGCCCGCCCGACCCGGCCCACGCCGGCCCGGGGATCGGCGGCCGCTCCTTCCTCGAGGCCTGGGCCGACCTCTGCTCGCCGCTCGGCGTCTTCGCCCGCGGGACCGCCAGCGCCTACCTCACGAAGGACCTCTTCTTCTCCGGCCACACCGCCACCACGCTGCTCATCCTGCTCTACGTGTGGCGCCGCCCCTGGCTGCGCGCGGCGGCGCTCATCGGGCACGTGCTGGTGGTCGCGAGCGTCTTCCTCTCGCACCTCCACTACACGGTGGACGTGCTCGGGGCCTACGCCTTCACCTTCGCGCTCTTCGCGCTGCGCGAGTGGCGGCCGCGCCCCGCGGCGGCGCCGGGCTAG
- a CDS encoding TolC family protein has protein sequence MNAVVAQQELRRVDGLLEQARSGSLPSLAANGTLTRLDGDRRSSTGQLYAARDQQSANVTLTVPLLAPSRWYQWSHASDQLDVARASEADVRRQVTLLAARSYLAVVAQKRVIDVTGRSVSAARAHFEFSRARRQGGVGNALDEARADQQLATAEAQLENAYTALARAQEALGQAAGADEPLDAQAEPELRAPAPQGALEDAQDLRADVRASRERSRAAERVAKDSWADWLPTLLGSAQPFYQHPASLTTPETGWQAQLVLSFPLFEGFLRVGQRHERDALADEARTQLDGLLRQARSDVRVSFEALQHAEQALVAARRAAERANLTLQLATTSYRAGATTNIDVVDAEQRARDADTAAVQAEDAVRQSRLDLLAATGHFP, from the coding sequence GTGAACGCCGTCGTGGCCCAGCAGGAGCTCCGCCGGGTGGACGGGCTCCTCGAGCAGGCCCGCTCCGGCTCGCTGCCGAGCCTCGCCGCCAACGGCACCCTGACCCGGCTCGACGGCGACCGCCGCTCCTCCACGGGCCAGCTCTACGCCGCCAGGGACCAGCAGAGCGCCAACGTCACGCTCACGGTGCCGCTCCTCGCGCCCTCGCGCTGGTACCAGTGGTCGCACGCCTCCGACCAGCTCGACGTCGCCCGCGCCAGCGAGGCCGACGTGCGCCGGCAGGTGACCCTCCTCGCCGCGCGCTCCTACCTCGCGGTGGTGGCGCAGAAGCGGGTCATCGACGTCACCGGCCGCTCGGTGTCGGCCGCCCGCGCCCACTTCGAGTTCTCGCGGGCGCGCCGGCAGGGCGGCGTCGGCAACGCGCTCGACGAGGCCCGCGCCGATCAGCAGCTCGCCACCGCCGAGGCCCAGCTCGAGAACGCCTACACCGCGCTCGCCCGCGCCCAGGAGGCGCTCGGCCAGGCCGCCGGCGCCGACGAGCCGCTCGACGCCCAGGCCGAGCCGGAGCTCCGGGCGCCCGCACCCCAGGGCGCGCTCGAGGACGCCCAGGACCTGCGCGCCGACGTGCGGGCCTCGCGCGAGCGCTCCCGCGCCGCCGAGCGGGTGGCGAAGGACAGCTGGGCCGACTGGCTCCCCACGCTCCTCGGCTCGGCGCAGCCCTTCTACCAGCACCCGGCCAGCCTCACGACCCCGGAGACCGGCTGGCAGGCGCAGCTCGTCCTCTCCTTCCCGCTCTTCGAGGGCTTCCTGCGGGTGGGCCAGCGGCACGAGCGCGACGCCCTCGCCGACGAGGCCCGGACGCAGCTCGACGGGCTCCTGCGCCAGGCCCGCTCCGACGTGCGCGTCTCGTTCGAGGCGCTGCAGCACGCCGAGCAGGCCCTGGTGGCGGCGCGGCGGGCCGCCGAGCGGGCCAACCTGACGCTGCAGCTCGCGACCACCTCCTACCGAGCCGGCGCGACCACCAACATCGACGTGGTGGACGCCGAGCAGCGCGCCCGCGACGCCGACACCGCCGCGGTCCAGGCCGAGGACGCCGTCCGGCAGTCGCGCCTCGACCTCCTGGCGGCGACCGGGCACTTCCCGTGA
- a CDS encoding efflux RND transporter permease subunit: MWLTRLALRNPVFILMMSLMVLALGWVSVGRLSVDLFPSIDIPIIRVATFYTGAGPVDIEKSITMPVERAVSASPGVDRVESTSKQGVSLVSVWFQYGTNLDNAQFEVSQRVAQILNTLPPGIQQPFIIKFDVTNIPVVQVAMSGEGLDEKQLYDLGYNVIEPQLERIPGVASATVGGGQIREMEVKVRRDALRARGLAVLDVVNAVKGTNLLFPSGDLRAGDRDYNVFSNSSLGQARPLRDVVIREGRPPAGGDYSGPVRISDVAQVEDGIQDQAEIVRINGQRGVYFRVLKQPGANTVSVVDAVRKQIANLRGVPQNVKLAISFDQSSYIRAAISSLEHEAVTGGLLAVLVILIFLVSFSATGIIAVAIPLSIVATFILLYFTGQTLNVFTLGGLALGVGRLVDDSIVELENIHRHLAAGQDRKTAVLNAAQEVAMPIFVSTITTIVVFFPVTFLGGVARNLFLPLALTIAFALIMSFFVSRTVTPLLCLKYLKAEEPGHGSRFGGWITRRLDALDEAYARALRWVLGHRLPVIAGILLLFAASLLLSKKIGTEFFPDTDESQFSIIYKTPIGTRVERTEEVTKRVEAAVAKALGGEKAKGGGPVYTTVLSDTGLPGGRTALFTTNTGPHSANLGVNLVSHEDRGLTDVEANEKVRAALRDSLPGTQVYTFVGGIVKRILNFGAAAPIDVEIVGYDLQAGGDYAKRLAAKVRQLGDAEGKPLLTDVQISREEDYPELDVVVDRQKAGTLGISEQAVAQSVLTSLVGSTQFQPIPYIDDKTGNQYYINVRLDDRYRSHVDDLKDVFVKAPSGAMVSLANIATVKRGSGPVTISRKYLQRIIDVTANVAPGKDLGSASAAVQKAIDELPPPEGYTAQLGGQTQAQKEAFAGLGFAALMAIALVYMILASQFKSLLDPLVIMFSVPLGITGVFAILWATHTTLSVNSFMGIIMMVGIVVSNGVLLVDFARVLQARGEPLLEATVKAGKTRLRPILMTTIATIVGLIPMALGIGEGSETNLPLARAVIGGLTVSTFFTLFLIPALYTLLERFSKHDKAEDDEDLTPESAT; this comes from the coding sequence ATGTGGCTGACCCGCCTCGCGCTCCGGAACCCGGTCTTCATCCTGATGATGTCGCTGATGGTGCTCGCCCTCGGGTGGGTCTCCGTCGGCCGGCTCTCGGTGGACCTGTTCCCGTCCATCGACATCCCCATCATCCGGGTGGCGACCTTCTACACGGGCGCCGGCCCGGTCGACATCGAGAAGTCCATCACCATGCCCGTCGAGCGCGCCGTGTCGGCGTCGCCGGGCGTGGACAGGGTGGAGAGCACCTCGAAGCAGGGCGTCTCGCTGGTCTCGGTCTGGTTCCAGTACGGCACCAACCTCGACAACGCGCAGTTCGAGGTGTCGCAGCGGGTGGCGCAGATCCTGAACACCCTGCCGCCGGGCATCCAGCAGCCCTTCATCATCAAGTTCGACGTCACCAACATCCCGGTGGTGCAGGTGGCGATGAGCGGCGAGGGGCTCGACGAGAAGCAGCTCTACGACCTCGGCTACAACGTCATCGAGCCGCAGCTCGAGCGCATCCCCGGCGTGGCGAGCGCCACCGTCGGCGGCGGGCAGATCCGCGAGATGGAGGTGAAGGTCCGGCGCGACGCCCTGCGCGCGCGCGGCCTCGCCGTGCTCGACGTGGTGAACGCGGTCAAGGGCACGAACCTGCTCTTCCCCTCCGGCGACCTGCGCGCCGGCGACCGCGACTACAACGTCTTCTCCAACTCGAGCCTGGGCCAGGCGCGGCCGCTGCGCGACGTGGTGATCCGCGAGGGCCGGCCCCCGGCGGGCGGCGACTACTCCGGGCCGGTCCGGATCTCCGACGTGGCCCAGGTGGAGGACGGGATCCAGGACCAGGCCGAGATCGTCCGCATCAACGGGCAGCGCGGCGTCTACTTCCGCGTCCTCAAGCAGCCGGGCGCGAACACCGTCTCGGTGGTGGACGCGGTGCGCAAGCAGATCGCCAACCTGCGCGGCGTGCCGCAGAACGTGAAGCTCGCCATCAGCTTCGACCAGTCCTCCTACATCCGGGCGGCCATCTCGTCGCTCGAGCACGAGGCGGTCACGGGCGGCCTGCTCGCCGTGCTCGTGATCCTGATCTTCCTGGTGAGCTTCTCCGCCACCGGGATCATCGCGGTCGCCATCCCGCTCTCCATCGTCGCCACCTTCATCCTGCTCTACTTCACCGGCCAGACGCTCAACGTGTTCACGCTCGGCGGCCTCGCGCTCGGCGTGGGCCGGCTCGTGGACGACTCGATCGTGGAGCTCGAGAACATCCACCGCCACCTCGCCGCCGGGCAGGACCGCAAGACCGCGGTCCTGAACGCCGCGCAGGAGGTGGCGATGCCGATCTTCGTCTCCACCATCACCACCATCGTGGTGTTCTTCCCGGTCACCTTCCTCGGCGGCGTGGCGCGCAACCTGTTCCTGCCGCTGGCGCTCACCATCGCCTTCGCGCTCATCATGAGCTTCTTCGTGTCGCGCACGGTGACGCCGCTCCTCTGCCTCAAGTACCTGAAGGCCGAGGAGCCCGGCCACGGCAGCCGCTTCGGCGGCTGGATCACCCGGCGGCTCGACGCGCTCGACGAGGCCTACGCCCGCGCGCTGCGCTGGGTGCTCGGCCACCGGCTCCCGGTGATCGCCGGCATCCTCCTGCTCTTCGCCGCCTCGCTCCTGCTCTCGAAGAAGATCGGCACCGAGTTCTTCCCCGACACCGACGAGAGCCAGTTCTCGATCATCTACAAGACGCCCATCGGCACCCGCGTCGAGCGGACCGAGGAGGTGACCAAGCGGGTCGAGGCGGCGGTGGCGAAGGCGCTCGGCGGCGAGAAGGCGAAGGGGGGCGGGCCGGTCTACACCACCGTGCTCTCCGACACCGGCCTCCCGGGCGGGCGCACCGCGCTCTTCACCACCAACACCGGGCCGCACTCCGCCAACCTGGGCGTGAACCTGGTGTCGCACGAGGACCGCGGCCTCACCGACGTCGAGGCCAACGAGAAGGTGCGCGCCGCGCTGCGCGACTCGCTCCCCGGCACGCAGGTCTACACGTTCGTCGGCGGCATCGTGAAGCGCATCCTCAACTTCGGCGCCGCCGCCCCCATCGACGTGGAGATCGTGGGGTACGACCTGCAGGCCGGCGGCGACTACGCCAAGCGGCTCGCCGCCAAGGTGCGGCAGCTGGGCGACGCCGAGGGGAAGCCGCTCCTCACCGACGTGCAGATCTCGCGCGAGGAGGACTACCCCGAGCTCGACGTGGTGGTGGACCGCCAGAAGGCGGGCACCCTCGGCATCAGCGAGCAGGCGGTGGCCCAGAGCGTGCTCACCAGCCTGGTGGGCTCGACGCAGTTCCAGCCCATCCCGTACATCGACGACAAGACCGGCAACCAGTACTACATCAACGTGCGGCTCGACGACCGGTACCGGAGCCACGTGGACGACCTCAAGGACGTCTTCGTGAAGGCGCCCTCGGGCGCGATGGTCTCGCTCGCCAACATCGCCACCGTGAAGCGCGGCTCGGGCCCGGTGACCATCAGCCGCAAGTACCTGCAGCGGATCATCGACGTGACCGCCAACGTGGCGCCCGGCAAGGACCTCGGCAGCGCCAGCGCCGCGGTGCAGAAGGCGATCGACGAGCTGCCGCCGCCGGAGGGCTACACCGCGCAGCTCGGCGGCCAGACCCAGGCGCAGAAGGAGGCCTTCGCGGGCCTCGGCTTCGCGGCGCTGATGGCGATCGCGCTCGTCTACATGATCCTCGCCTCGCAGTTCAAGTCGCTGCTCGACCCGCTCGTCATCATGTTCTCGGTGCCGCTCGGCATCACCGGCGTCTTCGCCATCCTCTGGGCCACCCACACCACGCTGTCGGTGAACAGCTTCATGGGCATCATCATGATGGTCGGCATCGTGGTGTCGAACGGCGTGCTGCTGGTGGACTTCGCCCGCGTGCTCCAGGCCCGCGGCGAGCCGCTCCTCGAGGCCACCGTCAAGGCCGGCAAGACGCGGCTCCGGCCCATCCTCATGACCACCATCGCGACCATCGTGGGGCTCATCCCCATGGCGCTCGGCATCGGGGAGGGGAGCGAGACCAACCTCCCCCTGGCGCGCGCCGTCATCGGCGGGCTCACCGTGTCCACCTTCTTCACGCTGTTCCTCATCCCGGCGCTCTACACGCTGCTGGAGCGGTTCTCGAAGCACGACAAGGCCGAGGACGACGAGGACCTCACGCCGGAGAGCGCGACGTGA
- a CDS encoding efflux RND transporter periplasmic adaptor subunit, protein MPTKLLVAAALAAALTTACSKGSGSAPRTRPPPSVTVARPQVRDVPVEVKAPVDLRPIVQADLGSKVLGYLDAVFVDRGDRVKKGQLLALVRPADLPDQLTSARGALAQAQASVDLARANKERAERLAPSGVVSQQELQQNVTALATAEAARDAARANVAALAVKVGETRIESPLDGYVSVRKLDPGALVGSSTGPILTVTRIDVLRVFVPVNERDVTKVQLGQDAHVELDAVPGRSYRGKVVRLSPGFDPVARTLDAEVHLQNPGELRAGMYGRGAIVTDVHPAALVLAASSVQLSGGKQYAFVLRGEKVKRVEVQTGVDGGDWLEVTSGLAKDDEVVTAGADVLSDGAAVRAQRNVDPFTGQAVTAERTPSN, encoded by the coding sequence GTGCCCACCAAGCTCCTCGTCGCCGCGGCGCTGGCCGCCGCCCTGACCACCGCCTGCAGCAAGGGGTCCGGCAGCGCCCCCCGCACCCGCCCCCCGCCGTCGGTCACCGTCGCCCGGCCCCAGGTGCGCGACGTGCCGGTGGAGGTGAAGGCCCCCGTCGATCTGCGCCCCATCGTCCAGGCCGACCTCGGCTCGAAGGTGCTCGGCTACCTCGACGCGGTCTTCGTGGACCGCGGCGACCGGGTGAAGAAGGGACAGCTCCTCGCGCTGGTGCGGCCGGCCGACCTCCCCGACCAGCTCACGAGCGCCCGCGGCGCGCTCGCCCAGGCGCAGGCCTCGGTGGACCTGGCGCGCGCCAACAAGGAGCGGGCCGAGCGGCTCGCCCCCTCCGGCGTCGTCTCCCAGCAGGAGCTGCAGCAGAACGTGACCGCCCTCGCCACCGCCGAGGCGGCGCGCGACGCCGCCCGGGCCAACGTGGCGGCCCTGGCCGTGAAGGTCGGCGAGACCCGCATCGAGTCGCCCCTCGACGGCTACGTCTCGGTCCGCAAGCTCGACCCCGGCGCGCTCGTCGGCTCCTCCACCGGCCCCATCCTCACCGTCACCCGGATCGACGTGCTCCGCGTCTTCGTCCCGGTGAACGAGCGGGACGTCACGAAGGTCCAGCTCGGCCAGGACGCCCACGTCGAGCTCGACGCGGTGCCCGGTAGGAGCTACCGGGGCAAGGTGGTGCGCCTCTCGCCGGGCTTCGACCCGGTGGCGCGCACGCTCGACGCCGAGGTCCACCTCCAGAACCCGGGCGAGCTGCGGGCCGGCATGTACGGCCGCGGCGCCATCGTCACCGACGTCCACCCGGCCGCGCTGGTGCTGGCGGCGAGCTCGGTCCAGCTCTCCGGGGGCAAGCAGTACGCCTTCGTGCTGCGCGGGGAGAAGGTGAAGCGGGTGGAGGTGCAGACCGGCGTGGACGGGGGCGACTGGCTCGAGGTGACGAGCGGCCTCGCCAAGGACGACGAGGTGGTCACGGCCGGCGCCGACGTCCTCTCCGACGGCGCCGCCGTGCGGGCCCAGCGGAACGTGGACCCGTTCACCGGCCAGGCGGTCACCGCCGAGCGCACCCCCTCGAACTAG
- a CDS encoding class I SAM-dependent methyltransferase — protein MDKARRQVKGEAVSRELLPGTSPGLLKELHLLTRDGQLNADSLRKLKQVNHLVRLLQPAVEDVLGRFGEPVIADCGAGKGYLGFILAELFVEPAGKGTVLSIETRAELTKAAEERAGRLGYRRMRFVTGAVESAEVPERLHLVTALHACDTATDDALALAIRRGADHVAVVPCCQAEVARQLEGAAARAPLDALFAHPWHRREFGSHLTNVVRALALEAHGYRVTVTELAGWEHSLKNELILAKKVRREGREARARLESLLEATGVRPKLIRSLAAAPGEPPAGTPAGA, from the coding sequence ATGGACAAGGCCCGCCGGCAGGTGAAGGGGGAGGCGGTGTCGCGGGAGCTCCTCCCCGGCACCTCGCCCGGGCTGCTGAAGGAGCTGCACCTCCTCACCCGCGACGGCCAGCTCAACGCCGACAGCCTGCGGAAGCTGAAGCAGGTGAACCACCTCGTCCGGCTGCTCCAGCCGGCGGTGGAGGACGTGCTCGGGCGCTTCGGCGAGCCGGTCATCGCCGACTGCGGCGCCGGGAAGGGGTACCTCGGCTTCATCCTGGCCGAGCTCTTCGTCGAGCCGGCGGGGAAGGGGACCGTCCTCTCCATCGAGACCCGCGCCGAGCTCACGAAGGCCGCCGAGGAGCGGGCCGGGCGGCTCGGCTACCGGCGCATGCGCTTCGTCACCGGCGCGGTCGAGTCGGCCGAGGTGCCGGAGCGGCTCCACCTCGTGACCGCGCTCCACGCCTGCGACACCGCCACCGACGACGCGCTCGCGCTCGCCATCCGCCGCGGGGCGGACCACGTGGCGGTCGTGCCCTGCTGCCAGGCGGAGGTGGCGCGGCAGCTCGAGGGGGCCGCCGCCAGGGCGCCGCTCGACGCGCTCTTCGCGCACCCCTGGCACCGGCGCGAGTTCGGCTCGCACCTCACCAACGTCGTCCGGGCCCTGGCGCTCGAGGCGCACGGCTACCGGGTCACGGTGACCGAGCTCGCCGGCTGGGAGCACTCGCTCAAGAACGAGCTCATCCTCGCGAAGAAGGTCCGCCGGGAGGGGCGCGAGGCGCGGGCGCGGCTCGAATCGCTCCTCGAGGCGACGGGCGTGCGGCCGAAGCTGATCCGGTCGCTCGCCGCGGCGCCGGGAGAGCCCCCGGCCGGGACCCCGGCCGGCGCTTGA